Proteins encoded together in one Entomobacter blattae window:
- a CDS encoding redoxin domain-containing protein, with amino-acid sequence MATNPTITRRRLLLGLPFAAAATVGVGFSVMLYRMHAGSFDPHNIRIPVLNKPVPEFSFAALRGIGKGFSNQDLYHITQPVLVNFFASWCIPCITENPALMALKAHLPIWGVAYKDQPDNTRNFLNHHGNPYTRIASDLEGISSLNWGLSGVPESFLILPGGIINWHMALPLTDKIIHTTLLPLLTQLTTKP; translated from the coding sequence GCTTGGGCTCCCCTTTGCTGCCGCTGCTACTGTTGGGGTTGGCTTTTCGGTGATGTTATACCGCATGCACGCCGGCTCTTTCGATCCGCATAATATCCGTATCCCGGTTCTTAACAAACCCGTGCCAGAATTTTCCTTTGCTGCTTTACGAGGGATAGGAAAGGGTTTTTCAAACCAGGACCTCTACCATATAACACAGCCAGTCTTGGTTAATTTTTTTGCCTCATGGTGTATTCCCTGTATTACAGAAAACCCAGCTCTTATGGCCTTGAAAGCCCATCTTCCCATATGGGGAGTGGCCTATAAAGACCAGCCAGACAATACCCGTAATTTCCTAAACCATCATGGTAACCCTTATACCCGTATAGCAAGCGACCTAGAGGGGATATCTTCCTTAAATTGGGGACTGTCAGGCGTGCCTGAAAGTTTTTTAATCCTGCCTGGAGGAATTATTAACTGGCATATGGCCCTCCCCCTTACAGACAAGATCATCCACACCACCTTGCTGCCCCTTTTGACTCAGCTGACCACAAAACCATGA
- a CDS encoding cytochrome c-type biogenesis protein — MARFFFKPIGAVGLITLLFLFPLHTLYAIDSPSELLANVDQEKRAEKLGSQLRCLVCQNESIEDSNAELAKDLRHVIREHITMGESDPQIMQWMVKRYGTFIQLSPPFNLGTTLLWVMPFLSVIVGGGLCFYFYRKSHKNSLSLPLTPKEKDILAKIIQQDGSQE; from the coding sequence TTGGCGAGGTTTTTTTTCAAGCCTATTGGAGCAGTAGGCCTCATCACTCTTCTTTTTTTATTTCCTCTTCATACTCTTTACGCCATTGATTCACCTTCAGAACTTCTTGCCAATGTCGATCAGGAAAAAAGGGCTGAAAAACTTGGTTCACAACTACGATGCCTCGTCTGTCAAAATGAAAGTATTGAAGATAGTAATGCTGAACTGGCCAAAGATCTAAGGCATGTTATTCGTGAGCATATCACCATGGGGGAAAGTGATCCCCAAATTATGCAATGGATGGTAAAACGCTATGGCACTTTTATCCAGCTTTCACCTCCCTTTAATCTTGGTACAACCTTATTATGGGTGATGCCTTTTCTCAGTGTTATAGTAGGCGGAGGCCTCTGTTTTTATTTCTATCGAAAAAGTCATAAAAATTCTCTCTCCTTACCTTTAACCCCGAAAGAGAAAGATATTTTAGCGAAAATTATCCAACAGGATGGCTCTCAAGAATGA
- the ccmI gene encoding c-type cytochrome biogenesis protein CcmI: protein MNWFYCALLGLAALSPALWFLASISLRKTAPLILNDSAPKAINFYTAQLEEIKIQLQNDEITPEQYKNAQLEIQRRLLQQAHTQPPLKSQKGSLLGCFIIAGLIPIASLMLYAVNGTPSLPAFPLSEQIKKQESENHKAEQLIAVLKEKLNAIPAGSEKAFPVLVLLGQAELKTGHLKEAATTLTNALSLHFDPLLAAITAETITQENGHVTPYAVELFKKALKAAPDNAPWKEQAQRRINQIGQ, encoded by the coding sequence ATGAACTGGTTTTACTGTGCCCTTCTCGGCCTTGCTGCACTCAGCCCCGCCTTGTGGTTTTTGGCCTCTATTTCTCTACGAAAAACTGCACCCCTTATCCTCAATGACAGTGCACCAAAAGCTATAAATTTTTATACGGCACAGCTTGAGGAAATTAAAATACAGCTCCAAAATGATGAGATTACTCCAGAACAGTATAAAAATGCCCAGCTTGAAATTCAACGAAGGCTTCTCCAGCAGGCTCATACCCAACCACCTTTGAAATCGCAAAAGGGCTCTCTTTTAGGCTGCTTTATTATAGCCGGGCTTATCCCCATAGCCAGCCTTATGCTGTATGCTGTCAATGGTACTCCCTCTTTGCCGGCATTCCCCTTAAGTGAGCAAATAAAGAAACAAGAGAGTGAAAACCATAAAGCAGAACAGCTGATAGCAGTGCTGAAGGAAAAGTTGAACGCTATACCGGCTGGAAGTGAAAAGGCCTTTCCTGTTCTTGTCCTGCTCGGGCAAGCTGAATTAAAGACAGGCCACCTTAAGGAGGCAGCCACAACCCTGACAAACGCCTTATCCCTTCATTTTGATCCTTTGCTTGCTGCTATTACAGCAGAAACCATAACCCAGGAAAACGGCCACGTGACCCCTTACGCGGTTGAGCTTTTCAAAAAAGCTTTAAAAGCTGCCCCAGACAATGCTCCCTGGAAAGAACAGGCTCAGCGGAGAATTAACCAAATCGGGCAATAG